The Acipenser ruthenus chromosome 25, fAciRut3.2 maternal haplotype, whole genome shotgun sequence genome has a window encoding:
- the LOC117413641 gene encoding cytosolic 10-formyltetrahydrofolate dehydrogenase-like — protein sequence MKIAVIGQSLFGQEVYKELRKEGHTIVGVFTVPDKDGKADPLATEAENDGVPVFKFPRWRLKGKAIAEVLNQYRAVGPELNVMPFCSQFIPMEAIDFPKHGSIIYHPSLLPRHRGASAINWTLIHGDKKGGFTVFWADEGLDTGPILLQRECEVYPDDTVNTIYKRFLFPEGIKGTVDAVRLIAEGKAPRIIQPEEGATYEGIQKKDNAKINWDQPAEAIHNWIRGNDKVPGAWAEVDGQKVTFYGSSLVDNATTPNGQPLEIPGASKPGLVTKNGLVLFGNDGKPLIVRNLQFEDGKMIAASQYFKAAESTTVELTEEERSFAEEMRVVWKGILSNVEDIEDSTDFFKSGAASMDVVRLVEEVKLRGSGLQLQNEDVYMATTFQEFIQMLVRKLRGEDEEEEMVIDYAERNVNNMTVRMPHQLFINGQFVDAEGGKTYQTINPNDGTAICSVSLAQVSDVDKAVAAAKEAFENGEWGKMNPRDRGRLIYKLADLMEEHQEELATIESIDSGAVYTLALKTHIGMSIQTFRYFAGWCDKIQGCTIPINQARPNRNLTFTKREPIGVCAIVIPWNYPLMMLAWKTAACLAAGNTVVLKPAQVTPLTALKFAELTVRAGFPKGVVNILPGAGSLVGQRMSDHPDIRKLGFTGSTPIGKQIMKSCALSNVKKVSLELGGKSPLIIFSDCDMDKAVRMGMSSVFFNKGENCIAAGRLFVEESIHDLFVKRVVEEVKKMKTGDPLDRATDHGPQNHKAHLDKLVQYSQVGQKEGATLVCGGKQVPRPGFFFEPTVFTNVEDHMYIAKEESFGPIMIISKFKEGDVDGVLKRANDTEFGLASGVFTRDINKAMYVSEKLQAGTVFVNTYNKTDVASPFGGFKQSGIGKDLGEEALNEYLKTKAVTIEY from the exons ATGAAGATTGCTGTGATCGGTCAGAGCCTCTTTGGGCAGGAGGTCTATAAAGAGCTGCGCAAGGAAGGACACACTATTGTGGGAGTGTTCACAGTCCCAGACAAAGATGGAAAAGCAGACCCTTTAG CCACAGAGGCAGAGAACGATGGGGTGCCAGTGTTTAAGTTCCCACGCTGGAGGCTGAAGGGGAAGGCTATAGCGGAGGTGCTAAACCAGTACAGGGCTGTCGGGCCGGAGCTCAATGTGATGCCGTTCTGCTCCCAGTTCATCCCCATGGAGGCGATCGACTTCCCCAAGCACGGATCCATCATCTAccacccctccctcctcccccggCACAGAGGAGCCTCCGCCATTAACTG GACCCTCATTCACGGCGATAAAAAGGGGGGGTTCACAGTTTTCTGGGCTGACGAAGGACTGGACACAGGTCCAATCCTCCTCCAGAGAGAGTGTGAAGTTTATCCTGACGACACAGTGAACACCATCTACAAGAGATTCCTCTTTCCAGAGGGGATCAAAGGCACA GTGGATGCGGTTAGACTGATTGCAGAGGGGAAGGCCCCTAGGATTATACAACCAGAGGAAGGGGCAACCTACGAGGGtatccagaagaaagacaatgccAAG ATAAACTGGGACCAGCCTGCTGAAGCAATCCACAACTGGATCAGAGGAAATGACAAAGTCCCAGGAGCCTGGGCTGAGGTGGATGGGCAG AAAGTGACTTTCTATGGCTCTTCCTTGGTGGACAATGCTACTACCCCTAACGGCCAGCCACTGGAGATACCAGGAGCCAGCAAACCAGGGCTTGTCACCAAAAATGGCTTGGTGCTGTTCGGCAATGATGGCAAGCCG TTGATAGTGAGGAACCTGCAGTTTGAAGATGGGAAGATGATTGCAGCCTCTCAGTATTTCAAAGCTGCGGAGAGCACAACTGTGGAGCTGACTGAGGAGGAGAGGAGCTTTGCAGAAGAGATGCGG gTTGTCTGGAAAGGGATTCTGTCTAACGTGGAGGACATTGAGGACTCGACTGACTTTTTCAAGTCCGGAGCTGCATCCATGGATGTTGTGAG GCTGGTGGAGGAGGTGAAGCTGCGAGGCAGCGGGCTGCAGCTACAGAACGAAGATGTGTACATGGCCACCACCTTCCAGGAGTTCATCCAGATGTTGGTGCGCAAGCTGAGAGgggaggacgaggaggaggagatggtCATTGATTAC GCTGAGAGGAATGTGAACAACATGACGGTCCGGATGCCTCACCAGCTCTTTATTAACGGGCAGTTTGTGGATGCAGAGGGAGGAAAAACGTACCAGACCATTAACCCGAACGATGGCACG GCTATCTGCAGCGTTTCCTTGGCTCAGGTCTCGGATGTGGATAAAGCAGTAGCCGCTGCTAAAGAAGCCTTTGAGAACGGAGAGTGGGGGAAGATGAACCCAAGAGACCGGGGAAGGCTCATTTACAA GCTGGCTGATTTGATGGAGGAACACCAAGAGGAGCTGGCCACTATAGAATCCATCGACTCTGGCGCTGTCTACACCCTCGCCCTCAAAACCCACATTGGCATGTCTATCCAGACCTTCCGTTACTTTGCAGGCTGGTGTGACAAGATACAG gGCTGTACCATCCCCATTAACCAGGCTCGGCCCAATCGAAACCTGACTTTCACAAAGAGGGAGCCAATCGG GGTGTGTGCAATTGTTATTCCTTGGAACTACCCTCTTATGATGCTGGCATGGAAGACTGCGGCCTGTCTAGCTGCTGGGAATACTGTGGTACTGAAGCCAGCCCAG GTGACTCCGCTTACAGCCTTGAAATTTGCTGAGCTCACTGTGAGGGCTGGCTTTCCAAAGGGAGTCGTTAATATTCTACCTGGGGCAG GTTCCCTGGTCGGGCAGAGGATGTCCGATCACCCTGATATTCGGAAGCTCGGGTTTACTGGCTCCACACCGATCGGAAAACAGATCATGAAAAG CTGTGCATTGAGCAATGTAAAGAAGGTCTCCCTAGAGCTGGGTGGGAAATCCCCACTCATTATCTTCAGTGACTGTGACATGGACAAAGCTGTGAGGATG GGAATGAGTTCTGTGTTCTTCAATAAAGGTGAAAACTGCATTGCAGCTGGCCGACTGTTTGTGGAAGAATCCATTCATGATCTGTTTGTAAAGAGAGTG GTGGAGGAGGTGAAGAAGATGAAAACTGGAGACCCCCTGGACAGGGCGACGGACCACGGCCCCCAGAATCACAAAGCTCACTTGGACAAGCTAGTGCAGTACAGCCAGGTGGGGCAGAAGGAGGGGGCCACGCTGGTGTGTGGTGGGAAGCAGGTGCCTCGACCAG GGTTTTTCTTTGAGCCTACGGTATTTACGAATGTAGAGGACCACATGTACATTGCAAAGGAGGAGTCGTTTGGCCCCATCATGATTATCTCCAAATTCAAGGAGGG CGATGTTGACGGTGTACTGAAGCGTGCCAACGACACAGAGTTCGGTCTGGCCTCTGGCGTGTTTACCCGTGACATCAACAAGGCCATGTACGTGAGCGAGAAGCTGCAGGCCGGGACCGTGTTCGTCAACACCTACAACAAAACGGACGTGGCGTCCCCCTTCGGAGGATTCAAACAGTCTGGCATCGGGAAGGACCTGG GTGAAGAAGCCCTCAACGAATACCTAAAGACCAAAGCAGTTACAATTGAATACTGA